The following are encoded in a window of Bos indicus isolate NIAB-ARS_2022 breed Sahiwal x Tharparkar chromosome 7, NIAB-ARS_B.indTharparkar_mat_pri_1.0, whole genome shotgun sequence genomic DNA:
- the BTNL9 gene encoding butyrophilin-like protein 9 isoform X1 gives MDFSVFLNSYQRGRLPSSLFFLTHLLLLLQPRVLCSEEIRVVGHEEPILAHVGDEVEFSCHLSPYRDAQHMEILWFWSQASNVVHLYREQQEFYGWQMKQFQNRTQLIRDDIIDGSVTLRLHLVVPADQGLYGCRFLSSDFTGEATWELEVAGLGSDPHISIEGFKEGGIQLRCHSNGWYPKPQAQWRDHHGRCLPPETENITEDVQGLFSLETSVVVQEGAHSNVSCSIQNHLLGQKKEFVVHIADVFLPGTSPWKRAFLGTLVGLPLLLALLMMLVLYFFRKQRKSQEKLKKQAERDKGKLTVELGKLQVELDWRRAEGQAEWRAAQRHAVDVTLDPGSAHPSLEVSEDGKSVSSLRTAPGSENPQWLSEQTCVLSRELFSTGRHYWEVHVGRRSRWFLGVCLAAVPRAGHARMSPATGYWVMGLWNSCEYFVLDQHRVPLSVRVPPRCVGIFLDIEAGKLSFFNVSDGSHIFTFTDTFPGMLCAYFRPRAHDGSEHPDPLTICPLPVGEKHVLEEEDSDAWLQPYESSNTDLGL, from the exons AGGAGATCAGGGTGGTAGGCCATGAGGAACCCATTCTGGCACATGTCGGGGATGAAGTGGAATTCTCCTGCCACCTGTCACCATACCGGGACGCCCAGCACATGGAGATCCTCTGGTTCTGGAGCCAGGCCTCGAACGTGGTGCACCTGTACCGGGAGCAGCAGGAGTTCTATGGCTGGCAGATGAAGCAGTTCCAGAACAGGACCCAACTCATCAGGGACGATATCATAGATGGCAGTGTGACTCTGCGGCTCCACCTCGTGGTCCCCGCCGATCAGGGTCTGTATGGGTGCCGCTTCCTCTCCAGCGACTTCACTGGGGAGGCGACCTGGGAGCTGGAGGTAGCAG gACTGGGCTCAGACCCTCATATCTCCATTGAGGGCTTCAAGGAGGGAGGCATTCAGCTAAGGTGCCACTCCAATGGTTGGTACCCCAAGCCACAGGCTCAGTGGAGAGACCATCACGGACGATGCCTGCCCCCGGAGACTGAAAACATCACTGAGGATGTCCAAGGCCTGTTCAGTCTGGAAACGTCTGTGGTCGTCCAAGAGGGGGCCCACAGCAACGTGTCCTGCTCCATCCAGAACCACCTCCTAGGCCAAAAGAAAGAGTTTGTGGTCCACATAGCAG ATGTGTTTTTACCTGGAACCTCTCCCTGGAAGAGAGCTTTCCTTGGGACTCTGGTGGGTCTGCCGCTCCTTCTGGCTCTCCTCATGATGCTGGTGCTGTACTTCTTTCGGAAGCAACGGAAGTCCCAAG AAAAGCTGAAGAAGCaggcagagagagacaaag ggaaactCACAGTGGAGCTGG GGAAGCTTCAAGTAGAGCTGG ACTGGAGAAGGGCCGAAGGCCAGGCTG AGTGGAGAGCAGCTCAACGACATGCAG TGGATGTGACCCTGGATCCTGGCTCCGCTCACCCCAGCCTGGAGGTTTCCGAGGATGGCAAAAGCGTGTCCTCACTCAGGACTGCGCCGGGGTCAGAGAACCCTCAGTGGTTGTCTGAGCAGACGTGCGTCCTGAGCCGGGAGCTCTTCTCCACTGGCCGCCACTACTGGGAGGTGCACGTGGGCCGCCGCAGCCGCTGGTTCCTCGGTGTGTGTCTGGCAGCGGTGCCTAGGGCAGGGCATGCTCGCATGAGCCCGGCGACTGGCTACTGGGTGATGGGGTTGTGGAACAGCTGTGAGTACTTCGTCCTAGACCAGCACCGCGTCCCGCTCAGCGTGCGCGTGCCACCGCGCTGCGTGGGCATCTTTCTGGATATTGAGGCTGGAAAGCTGTCCTTCTTCAACGTATCCGACGGCTCCCACATTTTCACCTTCACCGACACCTTCCCGGGGATGCTCTGCGCATATTTCAGGCCTAGAGCCCACGATGGCAGCGAACACCCAGATCCGCTCACCATCTGCCCATTACCAGTTGGTGAGAAACACGTCCTCGAAGAGGAGGACAGTGACGCCTGGTTACAACCCTATGAGTCCTCAAACACTGACCTGGGCCTGTAG
- the BTNL9 gene encoding butyrophilin-like protein 9 isoform X2, which yields MDFSVFLNSYQRGRLPSSLFFLTHLLLLLQPRVLCSEEIRVVGHEEPILAHVGDEVEFSCHLSPYRDAQHMEILWFWSQASNVVHLYREQQEFYGWQMKQFQNRTQLIRDDIIDGSVTLRLHLVVPADQGLYGCRFLSSDFTGEATWELEVAGLGSDPHISIEGFKEGGIQLRCHSNGWYPKPQAQWRDHHGRCLPPETENITEDVQGLFSLETSVVVQEGAHSNVSCSIQNHLLGQKKEFVVHIADVFLPGTSPWKRAFLGTLVGLPLLLALLMMLVLYFFRKQRKSQEKLKKQAERDKGKLTVELGKLQVELEWRAAQRHAVDVTLDPGSAHPSLEVSEDGKSVSSLRTAPGSENPQWLSEQTCVLSRELFSTGRHYWEVHVGRRSRWFLGVCLAAVPRAGHARMSPATGYWVMGLWNSCEYFVLDQHRVPLSVRVPPRCVGIFLDIEAGKLSFFNVSDGSHIFTFTDTFPGMLCAYFRPRAHDGSEHPDPLTICPLPVGEKHVLEEEDSDAWLQPYESSNTDLGL from the exons AGGAGATCAGGGTGGTAGGCCATGAGGAACCCATTCTGGCACATGTCGGGGATGAAGTGGAATTCTCCTGCCACCTGTCACCATACCGGGACGCCCAGCACATGGAGATCCTCTGGTTCTGGAGCCAGGCCTCGAACGTGGTGCACCTGTACCGGGAGCAGCAGGAGTTCTATGGCTGGCAGATGAAGCAGTTCCAGAACAGGACCCAACTCATCAGGGACGATATCATAGATGGCAGTGTGACTCTGCGGCTCCACCTCGTGGTCCCCGCCGATCAGGGTCTGTATGGGTGCCGCTTCCTCTCCAGCGACTTCACTGGGGAGGCGACCTGGGAGCTGGAGGTAGCAG gACTGGGCTCAGACCCTCATATCTCCATTGAGGGCTTCAAGGAGGGAGGCATTCAGCTAAGGTGCCACTCCAATGGTTGGTACCCCAAGCCACAGGCTCAGTGGAGAGACCATCACGGACGATGCCTGCCCCCGGAGACTGAAAACATCACTGAGGATGTCCAAGGCCTGTTCAGTCTGGAAACGTCTGTGGTCGTCCAAGAGGGGGCCCACAGCAACGTGTCCTGCTCCATCCAGAACCACCTCCTAGGCCAAAAGAAAGAGTTTGTGGTCCACATAGCAG ATGTGTTTTTACCTGGAACCTCTCCCTGGAAGAGAGCTTTCCTTGGGACTCTGGTGGGTCTGCCGCTCCTTCTGGCTCTCCTCATGATGCTGGTGCTGTACTTCTTTCGGAAGCAACGGAAGTCCCAAG AAAAGCTGAAGAAGCaggcagagagagacaaag ggaaactCACAGTGGAGCTGG GGAAGCTTCAAGTAGAGCTGG AGTGGAGAGCAGCTCAACGACATGCAG TGGATGTGACCCTGGATCCTGGCTCCGCTCACCCCAGCCTGGAGGTTTCCGAGGATGGCAAAAGCGTGTCCTCACTCAGGACTGCGCCGGGGTCAGAGAACCCTCAGTGGTTGTCTGAGCAGACGTGCGTCCTGAGCCGGGAGCTCTTCTCCACTGGCCGCCACTACTGGGAGGTGCACGTGGGCCGCCGCAGCCGCTGGTTCCTCGGTGTGTGTCTGGCAGCGGTGCCTAGGGCAGGGCATGCTCGCATGAGCCCGGCGACTGGCTACTGGGTGATGGGGTTGTGGAACAGCTGTGAGTACTTCGTCCTAGACCAGCACCGCGTCCCGCTCAGCGTGCGCGTGCCACCGCGCTGCGTGGGCATCTTTCTGGATATTGAGGCTGGAAAGCTGTCCTTCTTCAACGTATCCGACGGCTCCCACATTTTCACCTTCACCGACACCTTCCCGGGGATGCTCTGCGCATATTTCAGGCCTAGAGCCCACGATGGCAGCGAACACCCAGATCCGCTCACCATCTGCCCATTACCAGTTGGTGAGAAACACGTCCTCGAAGAGGAGGACAGTGACGCCTGGTTACAACCCTATGAGTCCTCAAACACTGACCTGGGCCTGTAG